AAGCGCACTCAAAATTAATAGTTGCTTTTTTAATTAAGGGCGATTTAATAAACTTGGCTTTTTCGGTTTCAAGTCCTGTTTCTTTAAATTTGTCTACTTCATTGCCATGAGTGGTGCCAAAATACAAAACTTCTTTTTCCAGTTCTTTATTTGGTACGGCAACAACAAATTCTTTACTTTGCTGGATTAGTTTATGAGTATAACCATTTTTAGATAAAGACACAGCAAAAAGTCCAGGCTCTCTGGAAACTTTCATATGCCAGGCATTGA
Above is a genomic segment from Patescibacteria group bacterium containing:
- a CDS encoding flavin reductase family protein, with protein sequence MKESNINDAFEALKPETCIFVISIDENGRPSGMINAWHMKVSREPGLFAVSLSKNGYTHKLIQQSKEFVVAVPNKELEKEVLYFGTTHGNEVDKFKETGLETEKAKFIKSPLIKKATINFECALEKEVDAGDHIIFIGKILASYVNSDKKVLLNMKKVDGKRIFQEL